In a genomic window of Bubalus bubalis isolate 160015118507 breed Murrah chromosome 17, NDDB_SH_1, whole genome shotgun sequence:
- the LRCOL1 gene encoding leucine-rich colipase-like protein 1 isoform X4, giving the protein MASAGHLLLLLLCLLPVALVLTIKKYQQLSHKRIGEPCETHNECQSDCCVTNSLNPQKFCTAQTVFQQCLSWKKPNGYICKDHLECQSKCCVINNYSVQTYCKAKTIFLQCLPWRKPNWDYCDYHSECRSKCCIRLNELSPNRCVPQSGILLQCLPW; this is encoded by the exons ATGGCCAGCGCTgggcatctgctgctgctactgctctgCTTGCTACCCGTGGCCCTGGTGCTGACAATAAAGAAGTACCAGCAGCTGTCCCATAAG CGCATCGGAGAGCCCTGTGAGACGCACAATGAATGCCAGAGTGACTGCTGTGTCACCAACAGCCTGAACCCTCAGAAGTTCTGCACCGCCCAGACCGTATTCCAGCAGTGCCTGTCCTGGAAGAAG CCAAATGGGTACATCTGCAAGGACCACTTGGAGTGCCAGAGCAAATGCTGTGTCATCAACAACTACAGTGTGCAGACGTACTGCAAAGCCAAGACCATCTTCCTGCAGTGCTTGCCCTGGCGCAAG CCCAACTGGGACTACTGCGACTACCACAGCGAGTGCCGCAGCAAGTGCTGCATCCGGCTGAACGAGCTCAGCCCCAACCGCTGCGTCCCCCAGAGCGGCATCCTGCTCCAATGCCTGCCCTGG TGA
- the LRCOL1 gene encoding leucine-rich colipase-like protein 1 isoform X3 — MQEGGHHAVWLVLSRCTSLLCPPLTRSASGLQFLNPDDSFYLGQEERIGEPCETHNECQSDCCVTNSLNPQKFCTAQTVFQQCLSWKKPNGYICKDHLECQSKCCVINNYSVQTYCKAKTIFLQCLPWRKPNWDYCDYHSECRSKCCIRLNELSPNRCVPQSGILLQCLPW, encoded by the exons ATGCAGGAGGGAGGGCACCACGCTGTGTGGCTGGTGCTTTCCAGATGCacctccctcctctgtcccccGCTCACCCGCTCGGCTTCTGGCCTCCAGTTCCTGAACCCAGACGACAGCTTTTATCTCGGCCAAGAAGAG CGCATCGGAGAGCCCTGTGAGACGCACAATGAATGCCAGAGTGACTGCTGTGTCACCAACAGCCTGAACCCTCAGAAGTTCTGCACCGCCCAGACCGTATTCCAGCAGTGCCTGTCCTGGAAGAAG CCAAATGGGTACATCTGCAAGGACCACTTGGAGTGCCAGAGCAAATGCTGTGTCATCAACAACTACAGTGTGCAGACGTACTGCAAAGCCAAGACCATCTTCCTGCAGTGCTTGCCCTGGCGCAAG CCCAACTGGGACTACTGCGACTACCACAGCGAGTGCCGCAGCAAGTGCTGCATCCGGCTGAACGAGCTCAGCCCCAACCGCTGCGTCCCCCAGAGCGGCATCCTGCTCCAATGCCTGCCCTGG TGA
- the LRCOL1 gene encoding leucine-rich colipase-like protein 1 isoform X1 — translation MRTNMAGNRQPPRQAVGDPESERGNIQSHTVTGRAMASAGHLLLLLLCLLPVALVLTIKKYQQLSHKRIGEPCETHNECQSDCCVTNSLNPQKFCTAQTVFQQCLSWKKPNGYICKDHLECQSKCCVINNYSVQTYCKAKTIFLQCLPWRKPNWDYCDYHSECRSKCCIRLNELSPNRCVPQSGILLQCLPW, via the exons ATGAGAACAAACATGGCCGGGAATcggcagccccccaggcaggCAGTTGGGGACCCTGAGAGTGAAAGAG GGAATATCCAGTCTCACACAGTGACCG GCCGAGCGATGGCCAGCGCTgggcatctgctgctgctactgctctgCTTGCTACCCGTGGCCCTGGTGCTGACAATAAAGAAGTACCAGCAGCTGTCCCATAAG CGCATCGGAGAGCCCTGTGAGACGCACAATGAATGCCAGAGTGACTGCTGTGTCACCAACAGCCTGAACCCTCAGAAGTTCTGCACCGCCCAGACCGTATTCCAGCAGTGCCTGTCCTGGAAGAAG CCAAATGGGTACATCTGCAAGGACCACTTGGAGTGCCAGAGCAAATGCTGTGTCATCAACAACTACAGTGTGCAGACGTACTGCAAAGCCAAGACCATCTTCCTGCAGTGCTTGCCCTGGCGCAAG CCCAACTGGGACTACTGCGACTACCACAGCGAGTGCCGCAGCAAGTGCTGCATCCGGCTGAACGAGCTCAGCCCCAACCGCTGCGTCCCCCAGAGCGGCATCCTGCTCCAATGCCTGCCCTGG TGA
- the LRCOL1 gene encoding leucine-rich colipase-like protein 1 isoform X2 → MRTNMAGNRQPPRQAVGDPESERGRAMASAGHLLLLLLCLLPVALVLTIKKYQQLSHKRIGEPCETHNECQSDCCVTNSLNPQKFCTAQTVFQQCLSWKKPNGYICKDHLECQSKCCVINNYSVQTYCKAKTIFLQCLPWRKPNWDYCDYHSECRSKCCIRLNELSPNRCVPQSGILLQCLPW, encoded by the exons ATGAGAACAAACATGGCCGGGAATcggcagccccccaggcaggCAGTTGGGGACCCTGAGAGTGAAAGAG GCCGAGCGATGGCCAGCGCTgggcatctgctgctgctactgctctgCTTGCTACCCGTGGCCCTGGTGCTGACAATAAAGAAGTACCAGCAGCTGTCCCATAAG CGCATCGGAGAGCCCTGTGAGACGCACAATGAATGCCAGAGTGACTGCTGTGTCACCAACAGCCTGAACCCTCAGAAGTTCTGCACCGCCCAGACCGTATTCCAGCAGTGCCTGTCCTGGAAGAAG CCAAATGGGTACATCTGCAAGGACCACTTGGAGTGCCAGAGCAAATGCTGTGTCATCAACAACTACAGTGTGCAGACGTACTGCAAAGCCAAGACCATCTTCCTGCAGTGCTTGCCCTGGCGCAAG CCCAACTGGGACTACTGCGACTACCACAGCGAGTGCCGCAGCAAGTGCTGCATCCGGCTGAACGAGCTCAGCCCCAACCGCTGCGTCCCCCAGAGCGGCATCCTGCTCCAATGCCTGCCCTGG TGA